A window from Solanum stenotomum isolate F172 chromosome 7, ASM1918654v1, whole genome shotgun sequence encodes these proteins:
- the LOC125870382 gene encoding pentatricopeptide repeat-containing protein At1g04840, with protein sequence MKVINKLKFPKKSLKIINPIPHFENFNESHFIPLIHSSKNTLQLQQIHAQIIRKNLSSNSRIVTQLISSASLHKSINYGLSIFNCFLDKNVFLFNVLIRGLKENSLFEKSILYFRKMVKMGVRPDKLTYPFVLKSVTALGEKGVGGGVHCGILKMGLEYDTFVRVCLVEMYVKVELVDFALQLFDESPERNKVESVILWNVVINGCCKIGRMSKALALFEEMPERNVGSWNTLISGLLRNGEVEKAMELFDEMTNEKNVVSWTCMIHGLMLNGLHQKALDLFFKMVEEGVKPNGLTVVSALSACAKTGALEAGKKIHDNIMNNGLHLNAAVGNALLDMYAKCGYIESASLVFSGLKEKDIRTWSIMIWGWAIHGDVDKALRCFEQMRLTGIKPDGVSVLAVLTGCSHAGRVDQGLQIFDSMQRECSIEPTMKHYAAVVDLLGRAGRFDEALKFITSMPLEPDYVIWGALFSACRAHKNIEMAKVASEKLLQLEPKHAGGYVFLSNVYAGAGRWDDVERVRSSMKNKNVEKDPGWSSMEVDGQLHTFVAGDSAHTRKQEIYLKLEEIITGAKQQGYMPETEWVLHNIDEEEKEGALGSHSEKLALAFGLISTGPGVIIMIVKNLRVCGDCHSLMKYVSRMSQRVIVLRDIKRFHHFKDGVCSCKDYW encoded by the exons ATGAAAGTGATTAACAAGctcaaatttccaaaaaaatctctcaaaatcatcaatcctaTACCCCACTTTGAGAATTTCAATGAATCCCATTTCATACCTCTAATCCATAGTTCCAAAAACACTCTTCAGCTTCAACAAATCCATGCCCAAATCATTAGAAAAAACTTATCATCCAATAGTAGAATTGTTACTCAGTTGATATCTTCAGCTTCTTTACACAAATCCATTAACTATGGTTTGtcaatttttaattgttttcttgataAAAATGTGTTCTTGTTCAATGTTTTGATTAGAGGGTTAAAGGagaattctttatttgagaaGTCCATTTTGTATTTTAGGAAAATGGTTAAAATGGGTGTTAGACCTGATAAGCTTACGTATCCGTTTGTGTTGAAATCAGTGACGGCGTTAGGTGAAAAGGGAGTTGGTGGGGGTGTTCATTGTGGAATTTTGAAGATGGGTTTGGAGTATGATACGTTTGTGAGGGTTTGTTTGGTTGAAATGTATGTGAAAGTTGAGTTGGTGGATTTTGCATTGCAACTGTTTGATGAAAGTCCTGAGAGAAATAAAGTTGAGAGTGTTATTTTGTGGAATGTTGTGATTAATGGGTGTTGTAAGATTGGACGGATGAGTAAGGCGTTGGCATTGTTTGAGGAAATGCCTGAGAGGAATGTGGGTTCTTGGAATACTTTGATTAGTGGGTTGTTGAGGAATGGGGAGGTGGAAAAAGCAATGGAGCTTTTTGATGAGATGACGAATGAAAAGAATGTTGTTTCTTGGACTTGTATGATTCATGGGTTAATGCTAAATGGATTGCACCAAAAGGCTCTGGATTTGTTTTTTAAGATGGTGGAAGAAGGCGTGAAGCCGAATGGTTTAACTGTTGTATCTGCTCTTTCTGCTTGTGCGAAAACTGGGGCACTAGAGGCAgggaaaaagattcatgatAATATTATGAACAATGGGCTCCATTTGAATGCAGCAGTTGGTAATGCTTTGCTTGATATGTATGCAAAATGCGGGTATATTGAGTCTGCAAGCCTGGTTTTTAGTGGATTGAAGGAGAAGGATATCCGTACATGGAGTATTATGATATGGGGTTGGGCAATTCATGGAGATGTAGATAAAGCTCTTAGGTGTTTTGAACAGATGAGATTGACTG GAATCAAACCTGATGGAGTTTCTGTCCTTGCTGTTTTAACCGGATGCTCTCATGCTGGACGGGTGGATCAGGGCCTTCAAATCTTTGATAGCATGCAGCGTGAGTGCTCAATTGAGCCCACTATGAAACATTATGCTGCAGTAGTAGATTTACTTGGCAGGGCTGGCCGATTTGATGAGGCCTTGAAATTTATTACAAGTATGCCCTTGGAGCCAGATTATGTTATTTGGGGTGCACTTTTTTCTGCTTGCAGAGCTCACAAGAACATTGAAATGGCAAAAGTTGCATCCGAGAAGCTCCTACAGCTTGAGCCAAAGCATGCTGGGGGCTATGTGTTTCTGTCTAATGTTTATGCAGGAGCAGGGAGATGGGATGACGTAGAAAGAGTTAGAAGTTCAATGAAGAACAAAAATGTTGAGAAGGATCCTGGATGGAGTTCAATGGAGGTGGATGGTCAATTGCATACATTTGTTGCTGGTGACAGTGCTCATACACGTAAACAGGAGATATACTTGAAATTGGAGGAAATCATTACAGGAGCTAAACAACAAGGTTATATGCCTGAAACTGAGTGGGTGCTTCATAACATTGATGAGGAAGAGAAGGAGGGAGCATTGGGAAGTCATAGTGAAAAGTTAGCACTTGCTTTTGGGCTCATTAGTACTGGTCCTGGTGTGATCATTATGATTGTGAAGAACCTTAGAGTGTGTGGGGACTGCCATTCTCTAATGAAGTATGTCAGCAGGATGAGTCAAAGGGTGATTGTGTTAAGAGATATAAAGAGATTCCACCATTTCAAAGATGGAGTTTGTTCCTGTAAAGATTACTGGTGA